One Marinibacterium anthonyi genomic region harbors:
- the sugB_3 gene encoding Trehalose transport system permease protein SugB, giving the protein MKPGLLSRLNSAWAWVLLLFLVAPALIAIPVSLTAKRFLSMPNGTYSLQHFHNLFTSPEWLSSFAQSAVIAVSTSALATVLGTLCAIGLWRISSRFSELVRAVLLLPLIVPQIISAMAFYRLWIPLGLLDSYPGLILAHTILATPMVLITVSASLANFDPKLEQASRNLGASTGTTIRRVILPSIRPGVIAGALFAFILSWDEIVVTLFLSKFNVYTLPRRMWNGIRENTDPTVAAAAVVLIAITLIAFALSLILSRHRAKARQN; this is encoded by the coding sequence ATGAAGCCCGGCCTCCTCTCCCGCCTGAACTCCGCCTGGGCCTGGGTGCTGCTGCTGTTCCTCGTGGCGCCCGCTCTCATCGCCATACCGGTCTCGCTCACGGCGAAACGCTTCCTGTCGATGCCGAACGGCACCTATTCCCTGCAGCATTTCCACAATCTCTTCACCAGCCCCGAATGGCTGTCCAGCTTCGCGCAATCGGCGGTCATCGCGGTGTCCACCTCCGCGCTTGCCACCGTCCTCGGCACGCTCTGCGCCATCGGCCTCTGGCGCATCTCGTCGCGGTTTTCCGAACTCGTCCGCGCCGTGCTGCTGCTGCCCCTGATCGTGCCGCAGATCATCTCGGCCATGGCGTTCTACCGCCTCTGGATCCCGCTGGGCCTGCTTGACAGCTACCCGGGCCTGATCCTCGCCCACACGATCCTGGCGACCCCCATGGTGCTCATCACCGTCTCCGCCAGCCTCGCCAATTTCGACCCGAAACTCGAACAGGCGTCGCGCAACCTCGGCGCCTCGACCGGGACAACCATCCGCCGCGTGATCCTGCCGTCGATCCGCCCCGGCGTCATCGCCGGCGCGCTTTTCGCCTTCATCCTCAGCTGGGACGAAATCGTCGTCACGCTCTTTCTGTCGAAATTCAACGTCTACACCCTGCCGCGCCGCATGTGGAACGGCATCCGCGAAAACACCGACCCCACCGTCGCCGCCGCCGCGGTCGTGCTGATCGCCATCACGCTGATCGCTTTCGCCCTCTCCCTGATCCTGTCGCGCCACCGCGCGAAGGCCCGCCAGAATTGA
- the potH_7 gene encoding Putrescine transport system permease protein PotH, producing the protein MPRLQIPKLHPGWLLVAPFLILLAALYLGPILNIAWLSFTDPEPGLGNYEKLVTSDALARILWTTFRICLVTTAFSVTLGYCIAYAMIHAGQGGRSRMLVLLLVSFWLSVLVRTFAWLMLLGNHGLVNDTLVGTGIITRPIAFMRNELGVLIGMVHYMIPYAVLPLLASMQTMDSRVIAASRNLGATGAQTFWRIYLPLTLPGVAAASMLIFILSLGFYVTPAVLGGGKVLMVAEYISVQLLVTLQWGTAAMLAVLLLLGVLALLWLMSRFMKLSVVFGGSTR; encoded by the coding sequence TTGCCCCGTCTCCAGATCCCGAAACTCCACCCCGGTTGGCTGCTTGTCGCGCCCTTCCTGATCCTGCTGGCGGCCCTTTACCTGGGCCCGATCCTGAACATCGCCTGGCTCAGTTTCACCGACCCCGAACCGGGCCTTGGCAATTACGAAAAGCTGGTCACCAGCGATGCGCTGGCCCGGATCCTGTGGACCACGTTCCGGATCTGCCTGGTCACCACGGCGTTCAGCGTCACGCTGGGCTATTGCATCGCCTACGCGATGATCCACGCGGGGCAGGGCGGGCGCAGCCGGATGCTGGTCCTGCTGCTGGTGTCCTTCTGGCTGTCGGTGCTGGTGCGCACCTTCGCCTGGCTGATGCTGCTGGGCAATCACGGGCTGGTCAACGACACGCTTGTCGGCACGGGCATCATCACCCGCCCCATCGCCTTCATGCGCAACGAACTGGGCGTGCTGATCGGCATGGTCCATTACATGATCCCCTACGCCGTGCTGCCGCTGCTGGCGTCCATGCAGACCATGGACAGCCGCGTCATCGCCGCATCGCGCAACCTTGGCGCCACCGGGGCGCAGACCTTCTGGCGCATCTACCTGCCGCTGACCCTGCCGGGTGTCGCCGCCGCGTCGATGCTGATCTTCATCCTGTCGCTTGGCTTTTACGTGACACCCGCCGTGCTGGGCGGGGGCAAGGTGCTGATGGTGGCCGAATACATCTCGGTCCAATTGCTGGTCACCCTGCAATGGGGCACCGCCGCCATGCTGGCCGTGCTGCTGCTGCTCGGCGTCCTCGCGCTCCTCTGGCTGATGTCGCGCTTCATGAAACTGTCGGTCGTGTTCGGCGGATCCACCCGATGA
- a CDS encoding Bacterial extracellular solute-binding protein, with translation MNDKGFMAETLRDGATAFTQGRLSRRGFLSLCAAAGFITPAVLAGDAQAAAEQVVMWNWGGQSEECHGRAIGDPFTAETGMPLRFDTSGPLQGKIKEMVQSGNVTADVCDADLFDAIALGPDGILEPIDYAIVSKDRTLPQYALEYGVSIILYGYAFVYDTEAYETAPTGWADFFDTEKFPGMRSLYKWANGSLEAALMADGVARDALYPIDMDRALARIKAIKDDTLYWGSGSEAHSMAVNGEVSMGMVWQNRGKNIEQDTDGRFKLVMNQALAMPGAYIVPKGNPAGRDAVMKFIATAQSVPAQLELLDCLGMTPSNPEAFSQIPEGQIPYAITSAPNIDKVAFNDPVWWGENSDMAVNAFLEAIS, from the coding sequence ATGAATGACAAGGGATTCATGGCCGAAACGCTGCGCGACGGCGCCACGGCCTTCACCCAGGGCCGCCTCAGCCGGCGCGGTTTCCTGTCGCTGTGCGCGGCGGCCGGGTTCATCACCCCGGCGGTTCTGGCCGGCGACGCGCAGGCGGCGGCCGAACAGGTGGTGATGTGGAACTGGGGCGGCCAGTCCGAGGAATGCCATGGCCGCGCCATCGGCGACCCGTTCACCGCCGAAACCGGTATGCCCCTGCGCTTCGACACCTCCGGGCCCCTGCAGGGCAAGATCAAGGAGATGGTCCAAAGCGGCAATGTCACCGCCGACGTCTGCGACGCCGACCTGTTCGACGCCATCGCCCTTGGCCCCGACGGCATCCTTGAACCCATCGACTACGCCATCGTCAGCAAGGACAGGACCCTGCCGCAATACGCGCTGGAATACGGCGTCTCGATCATCCTTTACGGCTATGCCTTCGTCTACGACACCGAAGCCTATGAAACCGCGCCCACCGGCTGGGCCGACTTCTTCGACACCGAAAAATTCCCCGGCATGCGCTCGCTTTACAAATGGGCCAACGGTTCGCTGGAAGCGGCGCTGATGGCCGACGGCGTCGCCAGGGATGCGCTTTATCCGATCGACATGGACCGCGCGTTGGCCAGGATCAAAGCCATCAAGGACGACACGCTCTACTGGGGCTCGGGCTCCGAAGCGCATTCCATGGCCGTCAATGGCGAGGTGTCGATGGGCATGGTCTGGCAGAACCGGGGCAAGAACATCGAACAGGACACCGACGGCCGCTTCAAGCTGGTGATGAACCAGGCGCTGGCCATGCCCGGCGCCTACATCGTGCCCAAGGGCAACCCGGCGGGGCGCGACGCGGTGATGAAATTCATCGCCACCGCCCAGTCCGTTCCCGCACAGCTCGAACTGCTCGACTGCCTCGGCATGACGCCGTCCAACCCCGAGGCGTTTTCCCAGATCCCCGAAGGTCAGATCCCCTATGCGATCACCTCGGCCCCCAATATCGACAAGGTCGCCTTCAACGACCCGGTCTGGTGGGGCGAAAACAGCGACATGGCTGTGAACGCCTTCCTCGAAGCGATCAGCTAA
- the potA_12 gene encoding Spermidine/putrescine import ATP-binding protein PotA: MAGQAHIGSLQLRNLVKTFGTFRGVDDVSLDIRQGEFLTLLGPSGSGKTTLLMMIAGFLDITQGDILLDGTSIARRPAEKRNFGMVFQGYALFPHMSVRDNVAYALDVRKRPRAEIDARVDEMLKLVQLEDFADRKPAQLSGGQQQRVALARAMSFSPPVLLLDEPLGALDKKLRIEVQEQLKDIHKRVGTTFIYVTHDQEEALSMSDRIVIMRDGRIEQVGTPLDLYERPATRFAAAFLGKSNFLNQPDGTYALRPEKIDIFPAGRGPGTANISGTIRLITYFGSMQRIIVALPDGETLEVDIDSWRVREPFRERQAVDLHWAHDAAVRLLDDPDPQQRSA, translated from the coding sequence ATGGCGGGGCAGGCCCACATCGGCAGCCTCCAGCTGCGCAACCTGGTCAAGACCTTCGGCACCTTCCGGGGGGTCGACGATGTCTCGCTGGATATCAGGCAGGGCGAATTCCTGACGCTGCTGGGCCCCTCCGGGTCGGGCAAGACGACGCTTCTGATGATGATCGCCGGGTTCCTCGACATCACCCAGGGCGACATCCTGCTCGACGGCACCTCAATCGCCAGGCGCCCGGCGGAAAAGCGCAATTTCGGCATGGTCTTCCAGGGCTACGCGCTGTTCCCCCACATGTCCGTCCGCGACAACGTCGCCTATGCGCTGGACGTGCGCAAACGTCCCCGCGCCGAAATCGACGCCCGCGTGGACGAGATGCTGAAACTCGTCCAGCTCGAAGACTTCGCCGACCGCAAGCCCGCGCAGCTCTCCGGCGGCCAGCAACAGCGCGTGGCGCTTGCCCGCGCCATGAGCTTTTCGCCCCCCGTCCTGCTGCTCGACGAACCGCTCGGCGCGCTGGACAAGAAGCTTCGGATCGAGGTGCAGGAACAGCTGAAAGACATCCACAAGCGCGTCGGCACCACCTTCATCTACGTCACCCACGACCAGGAAGAAGCGCTGTCCATGTCCGACCGCATCGTCATCATGCGCGACGGGCGCATCGAACAGGTCGGCACGCCGCTCGACCTCTACGAACGCCCCGCCACCCGTTTCGCCGCCGCCTTCCTGGGCAAAAGCAACTTCCTGAACCAGCCCGACGGCACCTATGCCCTGCGCCCCGAAAAGATCGACATCTTCCCGGCAGGCCGGGGCCCCGGCACCGCCAACATCAGCGGCACCATCCGCCTGATCACCTATTTCGGCTCCATGCAGCGCATCATCGTCGCGCTGCCCGACGGCGAAACGCTTGAGGTCGATATCGACAGCTGGCGCGTGCGCGAACCCTTCCGGGAACGCCAGGCGGTGGACCTGCACTGGGCGCACGACGCCGCCGTCCGCCTGCTCGACGACCCGGACCCACAACAAAGAAGCGCCTGA
- the kce_3 gene encoding 3-keto-5-aminohexanoate cleavage enzyme — MNRDVIVTCAVTGAGDTTGRSPHVPVTPEEIANAAIEAAKAGAAVVHIHVRDPETGKGSRDPKLFRETVDRVRDSGTDVVINLTAGMGGDWVPDAANPAMPGPGTDMIGPEERLAHIHDCMPDICSLDCGTLNFGDGDNIYISTPPTLRRMAELTKEWGVKPELEVFELGHIRFARQMIDEGLIAAPPMFQICLGIPWGADQSVDTMKVMKDHLPPDASWASFGISRMQMPMAAAAVAMGGNVRVGLEDNIWLDKGVLATNGALVTRAIEIIDRMGARAVTPQEARNRLGLRGAN; from the coding sequence GTGAATCGCGACGTCATCGTAACCTGTGCCGTGACCGGAGCCGGCGATACGACCGGCCGCAGCCCCCACGTCCCCGTCACCCCGGAAGAGATCGCCAATGCGGCGATCGAGGCCGCGAAGGCCGGCGCGGCTGTGGTTCATATCCACGTCCGCGACCCGGAAACGGGGAAGGGTTCGCGCGACCCCAAGCTGTTCCGGGAAACGGTCGACCGGGTACGCGACAGCGGCACCGACGTGGTCATCAACCTGACCGCCGGCATGGGCGGCGACTGGGTGCCCGACGCCGCCAACCCCGCCATGCCCGGCCCCGGCACCGACATGATCGGCCCCGAGGAACGCCTGGCCCATATCCACGACTGCATGCCCGACATCTGTTCACTGGATTGCGGTACGCTGAACTTCGGCGATGGCGACAACATCTACATCTCGACCCCGCCAACGCTGCGCCGCATGGCCGAACTGACCAAGGAATGGGGCGTCAAACCGGAACTCGAGGTGTTCGAACTGGGCCACATCCGCTTTGCCCGCCAGATGATCGACGAAGGCCTGATCGCCGCGCCCCCGATGTTCCAGATCTGCCTCGGCATCCCCTGGGGCGCGGACCAAAGCGTCGACACGATGAAGGTGATGAAGGATCACCTTCCGCCCGACGCCTCCTGGGCCAGCTTCGGCATCTCCCGCATGCAGATGCCCATGGCCGCCGCCGCCGTGGCGATGGGCGGCAATGTGCGCGTGGGGCTCGAAGACAACATCTGGCTCGACAAGGGTGTGCTGGCCACCAACGGCGCGCTGGTCACCCGCGCGATCGAAATCATCGACCGCATGGGCGCCCGCGCCGTCACCCCGCAAGAGGCGCGCAACCGCCTGGGCCTGCGCGGGGCCAACTAG
- the cdhR_4 gene encoding Carnitine catabolism transcriptional activator, giving the protein MDAPAPTVPATRLRCVLIPRFNMLGLNGILEPPRIANYLSQDPLYQPSFHSFDGDVVTSSNGLKVACDPAPEKLDRDDIVLVFGSWGSEHYRNPKLMSWLRLQARRNVRLCGIELGAYVLARTGLLSQQKATTHWSYLSGFQERFPDLVAVEQLYTDDGRFMTCGGGTAGLDMMLYLIAQAHGKRLAGEISDQLLHHPIRPEDTPQRVTLGRGTDSLPTAVRRTVSLIENNINEPLKVPDIADEVGLSQRQLERLFVKEMGCSVVQFGLLMRLQHARVLLISTGLSIREIATASGFNSLSHFAYAFKECFGKRPRDYRQAWPEQEVEPHWPGTLATFLDTIRAKRRVERQASDGLA; this is encoded by the coding sequence ATGGATGCCCCTGCCCCGACCGTCCCGGCCACGCGGCTGCGCTGTGTCCTGATTCCCCGGTTCAACATGCTGGGGTTGAACGGCATTCTGGAACCGCCCCGGATCGCCAATTACCTGTCGCAGGATCCGCTGTACCAGCCGTCGTTCCATTCCTTCGACGGCGACGTGGTGACGTCCAGCAACGGGCTGAAGGTGGCGTGCGACCCCGCCCCCGAGAAGCTGGACCGCGACGATATCGTGCTGGTGTTCGGCAGCTGGGGCAGCGAGCATTACCGGAACCCCAAGCTGATGTCCTGGCTCAGGCTGCAGGCGCGGCGGAACGTGCGGCTGTGCGGGATCGAGCTGGGCGCTTATGTGCTGGCGCGCACGGGGCTGTTGTCGCAACAGAAGGCGACCACGCACTGGAGCTACCTGTCGGGGTTCCAGGAACGGTTTCCCGACCTGGTGGCGGTCGAGCAGCTTTATACCGATGACGGGCGGTTCATGACCTGCGGCGGGGGCACCGCGGGGCTGGACATGATGCTGTACCTGATCGCGCAGGCGCATGGCAAACGGCTGGCGGGCGAGATTTCGGACCAGTTGCTGCACCACCCGATCCGGCCCGAGGATACGCCGCAGCGGGTGACGCTGGGGCGCGGAACGGACTCCTTGCCCACAGCGGTGCGCCGGACCGTCAGCCTGATCGAGAACAACATCAATGAACCGTTGAAAGTACCTGATATCGCTGATGAAGTCGGATTGTCACAGCGTCAGCTTGAACGGCTTTTCGTCAAGGAGATGGGCTGCAGCGTGGTGCAGTTCGGGCTGCTGATGCGGTTGCAGCACGCGCGGGTTCTGCTGATTTCCACGGGGCTGAGCATTCGCGAGATCGCCACCGCGTCGGGGTTCAATTCGCTGTCCCACTTTGCCTATGCATTCAAGGAATGTTTCGGCAAGCGGCCGAGGGACTACCGCCAGGCCTGGCCCGAGCAGGAGGTCGAGCCACATTGGCCCGGAACGCTGGCGACGTTCCTGGATACGATCCGGGCCAAGCGGCGGGTGGAACGGCAGGCGTCAGACGGTCTCGCGTAG
- the lcdH_3 gene encoding L-carnitine dehydrogenase: protein MYPDPHSITRIASIGGGPIGGGWTAHFLARGYDVTTYLHDASEIDAFRAILDTAWISLTGLGLAPGASLDRLIIVHDLDQAIDGAGFIQESAPENLALKQALYTQLGDLVPANVVIGSSTSGLMMTDIQAHCATPERTVIGHPFNPPYLLPLVEIVGGERTAPQAVTWAGDFYAIAGKSPLLMKKEIPGFVATRLQEALWREALHMVANGEATPADIDNALMNGPAPRMVAQGQCMAFHVACGAGGMATNLDQFGPALKLPWTRLDAPELTQELRDRMVDGCNAIAGDQRFEDMAARRDRQIVAVLRALRETV, encoded by the coding sequence ATGTACCCCGATCCCCATTCCATCACCCGTATCGCCAGCATCGGCGGCGGCCCCATCGGCGGCGGCTGGACGGCGCACTTCCTCGCCCGCGGCTACGACGTCACCACCTACCTGCACGACGCGTCCGAAATCGACGCCTTCCGCGCCATCCTCGACACCGCCTGGATCAGCCTCACGGGCCTCGGCCTTGCGCCCGGCGCCTCGCTGGACCGGCTGATCATCGTCCACGACCTGGACCAGGCCATCGACGGTGCCGGGTTCATCCAGGAAAGCGCGCCGGAAAACCTTGCCCTCAAACAGGCGCTTTACACGCAACTGGGCGATCTGGTCCCGGCCAACGTGGTCATCGGCTCGTCAACCTCGGGCCTGATGATGACCGACATCCAGGCCCATTGCGCCACGCCGGAACGCACCGTCATCGGCCACCCGTTCAACCCGCCGTACCTGCTGCCGCTGGTCGAAATCGTCGGCGGCGAACGGACCGCGCCGCAGGCGGTGACATGGGCCGGCGACTTCTACGCCATCGCCGGAAAATCGCCGCTTCTGATGAAAAAGGAAATCCCCGGCTTCGTTGCCACTCGCCTGCAGGAGGCGCTGTGGCGTGAAGCCCTGCACATGGTCGCCAACGGCGAAGCCACGCCCGCCGACATCGACAACGCGCTGATGAACGGCCCCGCGCCGCGCATGGTGGCGCAGGGTCAGTGCATGGCCTTCCACGTTGCGTGCGGGGCAGGCGGCATGGCCACCAACCTCGACCAGTTCGGCCCGGCGCTGAAACTCCCCTGGACGCGGCTGGACGCGCCGGAACTGACGCAGGAGTTGCGCGACCGCATGGTCGACGGCTGCAACGCCATCGCCGGGGACCAGCGGTTCGAAGACATGGCAGCCCGCCGCGACCGCCAGATCGTCGCCGTCCTGCGAGCCCTACGCGAGACCGTCTGA
- the caiD_1 gene encoding Carnitinyl-CoA dehydratase, with product MDNGVKVVRDGHVLEITLDRPKVNAIDVPTSRALAEAFKELHDDAHLRVAILTGGGSKIFSAGWDLKALNAGEMQLNNWWETDDYGAGGFTGLTENWFLNKPVIAALNGHAIGGGLEMAIACDLLIAADHMEFGLPEMPLGIVPDAGALQRLPRRIPHNIAMEMFLLGRRMPAAEAARYGLVNKVVPADQLMDAAREWAAAIAWSAPLAMQSVKEVQRAIECVPLESAFHKMRTDPMPTYRRMLQSSDASEGVAAFVEKRDPVFRGE from the coding sequence ATGGACAATGGTGTGAAGGTCGTCCGCGACGGCCACGTGCTGGAAATCACGCTTGACCGGCCCAAGGTCAACGCCATCGACGTGCCCACGTCGCGGGCCCTGGCCGAAGCCTTCAAGGAACTGCACGACGATGCGCACCTGCGGGTCGCCATCCTGACCGGCGGCGGATCGAAAATCTTCTCCGCCGGATGGGATCTCAAGGCGCTGAACGCCGGGGAAATGCAGCTGAACAACTGGTGGGAAACCGATGACTACGGTGCCGGCGGCTTTACCGGGCTGACCGAAAACTGGTTCCTCAACAAGCCCGTCATCGCCGCGCTGAACGGCCATGCCATCGGCGGCGGGCTGGAAATGGCCATCGCCTGCGACCTGCTGATCGCCGCCGATCACATGGAATTCGGCCTGCCCGAAATGCCCCTTGGCATCGTCCCCGACGCCGGTGCCCTGCAACGGCTGCCCCGTCGCATCCCCCACAACATCGCGATGGAAATGTTCCTGCTGGGCCGCCGCATGCCCGCCGCCGAAGCCGCCCGTTACGGGTTGGTCAACAAGGTCGTGCCCGCCGATCAGCTGATGGACGCCGCCCGCGAATGGGCCGCCGCCATTGCCTGGTCCGCGCCTCTGGCCATGCAATCCGTGAAGGAGGTGCAGCGCGCCATCGAATGCGTGCCGCTGGAATCCGCCTTTCACAAGATGCGCACCGATCCCATGCCGACCTACCGCAGGATGCTGCAATCCTCGGACGCGTCCGAAGGCGTCGCCGCCTTCGTCGAAAAACGCGACCCCGTGTTCAGGGGCGAATAG
- the luxA_2 gene encoding Alkanal monooxygenase alpha chain translates to MKFQLAINMERMDDSLDMTDVARHTIEMVQMAEAGGFDIAWAAEHHALEMTIAPNPFQILTWWGAETSTIRLGTAVATAAYWHPIGLAGEAAMVDLLTGGRLEFGIGSGAYQREFDRMHPGLKQSDGWRYMQEMLPAVRALWAGDYAHDGDYWTFPVSTSVPKPVQPEVPVWVAARSPITYDYAIANKCNVNCWPLTRPFSEAELYKRQLDDAIAKADNGFAPRFALMRHACVYDNDAGRAEAIAAIRTVLGQFENLFRNAGDVVNGFPKPLPLEDIEGRDQYDPAMLEENLMFGTPDQVIAKLKRYQALGIDEFIYYASMGLGHDAQKRSLKLFCDEVIPALS, encoded by the coding sequence ATGAAGTTTCAACTGGCGATCAACATGGAGAGGATGGACGACAGCCTCGACATGACCGACGTGGCACGTCACACGATCGAAATGGTCCAGATGGCCGAAGCCGGCGGGTTCGACATCGCCTGGGCGGCCGAACACCACGCGCTGGAAATGACCATCGCGCCCAATCCCTTCCAGATCCTGACCTGGTGGGGCGCAGAAACCAGCACGATCCGCCTGGGCACCGCCGTCGCCACCGCCGCCTACTGGCACCCCATCGGCCTTGCGGGCGAGGCCGCGATGGTCGACCTGCTGACCGGCGGACGCCTGGAATTCGGCATCGGGTCGGGCGCCTACCAGCGCGAATTCGACCGCATGCACCCGGGTCTGAAACAATCCGACGGCTGGCGCTACATGCAGGAAATGCTGCCCGCCGTGCGCGCCTTGTGGGCCGGCGATTACGCCCATGATGGCGACTACTGGACCTTCCCGGTCTCCACGTCCGTCCCCAAGCCCGTGCAGCCCGAAGTCCCGGTCTGGGTCGCCGCCCGTTCGCCCATCACCTATGACTACGCCATCGCCAACAAGTGCAACGTCAACTGCTGGCCCCTCACGCGCCCCTTCTCCGAGGCCGAGCTGTACAAGCGCCAGCTTGACGACGCCATCGCCAAGGCCGACAACGGCTTCGCCCCGCGCTTCGCGCTCATGCGCCACGCCTGCGTCTACGACAATGACGCAGGCCGGGCCGAGGCCATCGCCGCCATCCGCACCGTGCTGGGCCAGTTCGAAAACCTCTTCCGCAATGCCGGCGACGTGGTGAACGGCTTCCCCAAACCCCTGCCTCTGGAAGACATCGAAGGCCGCGACCAATACGATCCGGCCATGCTGGAAGAAAACCTGATGTTCGGCACCCCCGACCAGGTCATCGCGAAACTCAAGCGCTACCAGGCGCTTGGGATCGATGAATTCATCTACTACGCCTCCATGGGCCTTGGGCATGACGCGCAGAAACGCTCGCTGAAGCTGTTCTGCGACGAGGTCATCCCGGCGCTGTCCTAA
- the betB_1 gene encoding Betaine aldehyde dehydrogenase: MMTDIQSYRMLIDGTWADASDGATFDSINPATGQVWARIPEATEADVDRAVTAAHTAFTTGPWATMTPTQRGKCLYRLGDLLAGKSESLGRTESIDTGKMLKETRWQATYIAEYFRFYAGCADKISGETLPIDKPDLFVFTKRDPLGVVAAVVPWNSQLFLVAVKIGPALAAGNTVVLKASEHASAAMLEFGELVEEAGFPPGVINIVSGHGDPCGRALTSHPLVARVSFTGGPGAARHVLENSKNNFAEVSLELGGKSPFIVFDDANIESAVNASIAGIFGATGQSCVAGSRLYLHEDIADAFLSRMVDLARTIRIGDPLADDTQMGPLCTQGQLDHIQAEVAHAQAEGATILTGGKQPDAGGLFYEPTIIDCPRQDLRIVDTELFGPVLSVQRFKTEAEVIALANDTRHGLAAGIFTRDSARSLRVSNAVRAGIVWVNTYRVVSPIAEFGGIKGSGYGRESGFQAMYDYTRPKTIWMNTSDAPLANPFVMR, from the coding sequence ATGATGACCGATATCCAAAGCTACCGGATGCTGATCGACGGCACATGGGCCGACGCCTCGGACGGCGCCACCTTCGACAGCATCAACCCCGCCACCGGCCAGGTCTGGGCCCGCATCCCCGAGGCGACCGAAGCCGACGTCGACCGCGCCGTCACCGCCGCCCACACCGCATTCACCACCGGCCCCTGGGCCACCATGACGCCCACGCAGCGGGGCAAGTGCCTGTACCGCCTGGGCGATCTGCTGGCCGGGAAATCGGAATCCCTGGGGCGCACGGAATCCATCGACACCGGCAAGATGCTCAAGGAAACCCGCTGGCAGGCGACCTATATCGCCGAATACTTCCGGTTTTACGCCGGTTGCGCCGACAAGATCAGCGGTGAAACCCTGCCCATCGACAAGCCCGACCTTTTCGTCTTTACCAAGCGCGACCCCCTTGGCGTGGTCGCCGCCGTCGTGCCCTGGAACAGCCAGCTGTTCCTGGTCGCCGTCAAGATCGGCCCGGCCTTGGCGGCGGGCAATACCGTGGTGCTGAAAGCCTCCGAACATGCCTCGGCCGCGATGCTGGAATTCGGCGAACTGGTCGAGGAAGCGGGCTTTCCCCCCGGCGTCATCAACATCGTGTCGGGCCACGGCGACCCCTGCGGCCGCGCGCTGACCAGCCATCCGCTGGTCGCCCGCGTGTCCTTCACCGGCGGCCCCGGCGCGGCGCGCCATGTGCTTGAAAACTCGAAAAACAACTTCGCCGAGGTCTCCTTGGAACTTGGCGGCAAATCCCCCTTCATCGTTTTCGACGACGCCAATATCGAAAGCGCCGTCAACGCCTCCATCGCCGGGATTTTCGGCGCCACGGGCCAAAGCTGTGTCGCCGGATCGCGCCTCTACCTGCACGAGGATATCGCCGACGCCTTCCTGTCCCGCATGGTCGACCTGGCCCGCACCATCCGCATCGGCGACCCGCTGGCCGACGACACCCAGATGGGCCCGCTGTGCACCCAGGGCCAGCTGGACCACATCCAGGCCGAAGTCGCCCATGCCCAGGCCGAAGGCGCAACCATCCTGACCGGCGGCAAGCAGCCCGACGCCGGCGGGTTGTTTTATGAACCCACCATCATCGACTGCCCCCGCCAGGACCTGCGCATCGTCGACACCGAACTGTTCGGCCCCGTCCTGTCGGTCCAGCGCTTCAAGACCGAAGCCGAGGTCATAGCGCTGGCCAACGACACCAGGCACGGGCTGGCCGCCGGCATCTTTACCCGCGACAGCGCCCGGTCGCTGCGCGTGTCCAACGCCGTGCGGGCCGGCATCGTCTGGGTCAACACCTACCGCGTCGTGTCCCCCATCGCCGAATTCGGCGGCATCAAGGGATCGGGCTATGGCCGCGAAAGCGGCTTCCAGGCGATGTACGACTACACCCGCCCCAAGACCATCTGGATGAACACCTCGGACGCGCCGCTGGCCAATCCGTTCGTGATGCGCTGA
- the yabJ_2 gene encoding Enamine/imine deaminase yields the protein MTHDPSKKQIIGGPLEIGGRVLSLSRAIRAGDFVFLTGQVPMQDGVPMTTGRVEDQTHAILRDIRETLAQAGCTLDDVVKAMVWLRDRADFPGFNAVYGDYFPHQPPTRSAVVSDLLVDVRVEVEVIAYKPLPKGN from the coding sequence ATGACACATGACCCATCGAAGAAGCAGATCATCGGCGGACCGCTGGAAATCGGCGGGCGGGTCCTGTCGCTGTCGCGGGCGATCCGGGCGGGGGATTTCGTGTTCCTGACGGGCCAGGTGCCGATGCAGGACGGCGTTCCGATGACCACGGGCCGTGTCGAGGATCAGACCCATGCGATCCTGCGCGATATCCGCGAGACGCTGGCCCAGGCGGGATGCACGCTGGACGATGTGGTCAAGGCGATGGTCTGGTTGCGCGATCGCGCGGATTTCCCCGGGTTCAACGCGGTTTACGGCGATTATTTCCCGCATCAGCCGCCGACAAGGTCCGCCGTCGTCAGCGACCTGCTGGTCGATGTCCGGGTCGAGGTCGAAGTGATTGCCTACAAACCGCTGCCGAAAGGGAACTGA